A single window of Hymenobacter sp. APR13 DNA harbors:
- the metX gene encoding homoserine O-acetyltransferase family protein: MSSTISSDAPHVFRLPRPLRLENGALLPQVEVAYQTYGRLNAARDNVVWVCHALTANANVLDWWPGLFGAGCHFDPADWFVVCANVVGSCYGSTGPVSPPDSAAESLYHAFPLLTVRDLVAVHEALREHLALRQINTLIGGSLGGQQAVEWAVQQPTLFENLVLIATNARHSAWGIAFNEAQRLAIFADPTYAAATPEGGAAGLRAARAMALLSYRSYDAYQRSQTETTDDALDDFRASSYQRYQGDKLVARFNAYSYVALSRTMDSHHVGRGRGGVREALGRIRARTLVISITSDVLFPPAEQQLLAQHIQGAMYAEMDSQYGHDGFLLETTQLTHFLERFSVQTYVH, from the coding sequence ATGAGCTCTACCATTTCTTCTGACGCGCCGCACGTGTTCCGGTTGCCCCGGCCGCTGCGGCTGGAAAACGGGGCGCTGCTGCCGCAGGTGGAGGTAGCCTACCAGACCTACGGCCGCCTCAACGCCGCCCGCGACAACGTGGTGTGGGTGTGCCATGCCCTCACCGCCAACGCCAACGTGCTCGACTGGTGGCCCGGCCTGTTCGGGGCCGGCTGCCACTTCGACCCGGCCGACTGGTTTGTGGTGTGCGCCAACGTGGTGGGCTCCTGCTACGGCAGCACCGGCCCCGTATCGCCGCCCGATTCTGCGGCGGAGTCGCTGTACCACGCGTTTCCGCTGCTGACCGTGCGCGACCTAGTGGCGGTGCATGAGGCGCTGCGCGAGCACCTGGCTTTGCGCCAGATCAATACGCTGATTGGAGGCTCGCTGGGCGGGCAGCAGGCCGTAGAGTGGGCCGTGCAGCAGCCTACGTTGTTTGAGAATCTGGTGCTGATTGCCACCAACGCCCGCCATTCGGCCTGGGGCATAGCCTTCAACGAGGCGCAGCGGCTGGCCATCTTCGCCGACCCGACGTACGCGGCGGCCACGCCCGAGGGCGGCGCGGCCGGCCTGCGGGCGGCCCGGGCCATGGCCCTGCTCAGCTACCGCAGCTACGACGCCTACCAGCGCAGCCAGACCGAAACCACCGACGACGCGCTGGACGACTTCCGGGCCAGTTCCTACCAGCGCTACCAGGGCGACAAGCTGGTGGCCCGCTTCAACGCCTACTCCTACGTGGCCCTGAGCCGCACCATGGACTCGCACCACGTAGGGCGCGGCCGCGGCGGCGTACGGGAGGCGCTGGGCCGCATCCGGGCCCGCACCCTCGTCATCAGCATCACCTCCGACGTGCTGTTTCCGCCCGCTGAGCAGCAGCTTTTGGCCCAGCACATTCAAGGCGCCATGTACGCCGAAATGGACTCCCAGTACGGCCACGACGGCTTTCTGCTAGAAACCACCCAGCTCACGCATTTTCTCGAACGATTTTCCGTCCAGACCTATGTCCACTAA
- a CDS encoding alpha/beta hydrolase, translated as MLLLHTLLSAPAAAQRMPIDTTHGRYHRPLFRQVQVRHNVEFAHVTTMLGLPQTLFMDVYEPAGDTVRRRPLVVLAHEGGFLTGTRDDAVMTALCTRLARLGYVAATIDYRLYFFPFDTVGIGRAAIRATQDMRAAVRFFRHDAATAKRFRVHPQYVFVGGSSAGGFMALQTGYLNRPAEVPAYLDLAALGGLEGSGGHPGYSSRPRGVINLCGALARASWLEAGDPPLCSVHGTRDGLVPYARGTIGAQLPAQLVYGSGALRLRANAVGVPNVLRRLRGAGHVPYSFEPTYIDSAYFAMRDFLRPLLGSGAPGPLLAAALNPRRDAQVTALLLPHRIGLQVPSALPLAWQPDLLQAPPDSVQQVAPPAPEATGAAPPQ; from the coding sequence TTGCTGCTGCTCCATACGCTGCTCTCGGCCCCGGCGGCCGCCCAGCGTATGCCCATCGACACCACCCACGGCCGCTACCACCGCCCCCTGTTCCGGCAGGTGCAGGTGCGCCATAATGTGGAGTTTGCCCACGTCACGACCATGCTGGGCTTACCCCAGACGCTGTTCATGGATGTGTACGAGCCCGCCGGCGACACCGTGCGCCGCCGCCCGCTGGTTGTCCTGGCCCACGAAGGCGGCTTCCTGACCGGCACCCGCGACGATGCCGTGATGACGGCCCTGTGCACCCGGCTGGCCCGCCTCGGCTACGTCGCGGCCACCATCGACTACCGGCTGTATTTCTTCCCGTTTGACACCGTGGGCATCGGGCGGGCCGCTATCCGGGCCACTCAGGATATGCGGGCGGCCGTGCGGTTTTTCCGGCACGATGCGGCCACCGCCAAGCGGTTTCGGGTGCACCCGCAGTACGTGTTCGTGGGTGGCTCCTCGGCCGGCGGCTTCATGGCCCTGCAAACCGGCTACCTCAACAGGCCCGCCGAAGTGCCCGCCTACCTCGACCTGGCCGCCCTGGGCGGACTGGAAGGCAGCGGCGGCCACCCCGGCTACAGCAGCCGCCCGCGGGGCGTGATTAACCTGTGCGGGGCGCTGGCCCGGGCCAGCTGGTTGGAAGCCGGCGACCCGCCCCTGTGCAGCGTGCACGGCACCCGCGACGGACTGGTGCCCTACGCCCGGGGCACCATCGGGGCGCAGCTGCCGGCCCAGCTGGTGTACGGCAGCGGGGCGCTGCGCCTGCGGGCCAATGCCGTGGGTGTGCCCAACGTGCTGCGCCGCCTGCGCGGGGCCGGCCACGTGCCCTACTCCTTCGAGCCCACCTACATCGACTCCGCCTACTTCGCCATGCGCGACTTCCTGCGGCCCCTGCTGGGCAGTGGCGCGCCTGGCCCGCTGCTGGCCGCCGCCCTCAACCCCCGCCGCGACGCGCAGGTAACGGCCCTGCTGCTGCCGCACCGTATCGGCCTGCAGGTGCCATCCGCGCTGCCCCTGGCCTGGCAGCCCGATTTGCTGCAGGCCCCGCCTGATTCGGTGCAACAAGTGGCGCCGCCCGCTCCGGAGGCTACCGGAGCCGCGCCGCCGCAGTAG
- a CDS encoding GNAT family N-acetyltransferase encodes MPVTLHLVTAADFAAHTAGLTELLRDAVDSGASVGFLPPLAAAEAREFWAGVEKDVAAETTLLLVAAEAGQLVGTVQLVLATKPNGLHRAEVAKLLVHSQFQRRGIGRQLMLAVEELARQHQRSTLVLDTLQGAGSEQLYQQLGYMAVGAIPQFARVAGGALEATVVYYKLLG; translated from the coding sequence ATGCCTGTCACCCTTCACCTCGTTACGGCCGCAGATTTTGCGGCGCATACCGCTGGCCTTACCGAACTACTGCGCGACGCCGTTGATTCAGGCGCTTCAGTGGGCTTTCTGCCGCCGCTGGCTGCGGCGGAGGCCCGGGAGTTCTGGGCAGGCGTAGAGAAGGACGTGGCCGCAGAAACTACGCTGCTGCTGGTAGCTGCAGAGGCCGGCCAGCTGGTGGGCACTGTGCAGCTGGTGCTGGCCACCAAACCCAACGGCCTACACCGCGCCGAAGTGGCCAAGCTGCTTGTGCACTCCCAATTCCAGCGCCGTGGCATCGGCCGGCAGCTGATGCTGGCCGTGGAAGAGCTGGCCCGCCAGCACCAGCGCAGCACATTGGTACTGGATACGCTGCAGGGTGCCGGCTCCGAGCAGCTGTACCAGCAGCTCGGCTACATGGCCGTGGGCGCCATTCCGCAGTTCGCCCGCGTGGCCGGCGGCGCGCTGGAAGCCACAGTGGTCTATTATAAGCTGCTAGGCTGA
- a CDS encoding homoserine dehydrogenase: MSTNPAPASAPLRIGLIGFGCVGQGLYDILQQQPEAGFEIARIAVKNPTKARPLPLDRFDFRADDLLQDASLDVLVEVIDDADEAFRLVREALRQGRRVVTANKAMLARHLPELVQLQQQTGGTLLYEAAVCGSIPVIRTLDAYFGAEPLRSVTGILNGSSNYVLTRMGEAGADYAPALAEAQQKGFAETDPTLDMGAFDPRSKAVLLAAHAYGAFLHPDEVLNLGIEGISAVDIAFAASQGQKIKVIAGLQRLPDGRVTVLVTPQLVGPESPLYSVDDEFNGVVIEADFAGEQFLRGRGAGGHPTGSAVLADLAALRQGFAYQYPKAAEAPEYASDLEVEIYLRTDEDRIIDLLDFSEISEEADEDEYVVGYVALAHLIRHRDTLRKYGAFIVRTGRLRPVSTNELWPRHRRDKPVIANRTTQSVLLAVLSPYVHRSP, from the coding sequence ATGTCCACTAATCCTGCTCCCGCTTCTGCCCCGCTTCGTATTGGCCTGATTGGGTTCGGCTGCGTGGGCCAGGGCCTCTACGACATACTGCAGCAGCAGCCCGAAGCGGGCTTCGAAATTGCCCGCATTGCCGTCAAGAACCCCACCAAAGCCCGCCCGCTGCCACTAGACCGGTTCGACTTCCGGGCCGACGACCTGCTGCAGGACGCCTCGCTGGACGTGCTGGTGGAGGTGATTGACGACGCCGACGAGGCCTTCAGGCTGGTGCGCGAGGCGCTGCGCCAGGGCCGCCGCGTGGTCACGGCCAATAAGGCCATGCTGGCCCGCCACCTGCCCGAGCTGGTGCAGCTGCAGCAGCAGACCGGCGGCACGCTACTCTATGAAGCAGCCGTGTGCGGCAGCATTCCGGTGATTCGCACCCTCGATGCCTACTTCGGGGCCGAGCCGCTACGCAGCGTGACCGGCATCCTCAACGGCTCGTCTAACTACGTGCTGACCCGCATGGGCGAAGCCGGCGCCGACTACGCCCCGGCGCTGGCCGAAGCCCAGCAGAAAGGCTTCGCCGAAACCGACCCCACCCTGGACATGGGCGCCTTCGACCCTCGCTCCAAAGCCGTGCTGCTGGCCGCCCACGCCTACGGCGCGTTTCTGCATCCCGACGAGGTGCTGAACCTGGGCATCGAAGGCATCAGCGCGGTGGATATTGCCTTCGCCGCCAGCCAGGGCCAGAAAATCAAAGTCATTGCCGGCCTGCAGCGTTTGCCCGACGGCCGCGTGACGGTGCTGGTAACCCCGCAGCTGGTGGGGCCCGAGTCGCCGCTGTACAGCGTAGACGACGAGTTCAACGGCGTGGTGATTGAGGCCGATTTCGCGGGCGAGCAGTTCCTGCGGGGCCGCGGGGCCGGCGGGCACCCCACCGGCTCAGCCGTACTGGCCGATCTGGCCGCGCTGCGTCAGGGATTCGCCTACCAGTACCCCAAAGCCGCCGAAGCCCCGGAGTACGCCTCCGACTTGGAAGTGGAAATCTACCTGCGCACCGACGAGGACCGCATCATCGACCTACTCGATTTCAGCGAGATTTCCGAAGAGGCTGATGAGGACGAATACGTGGTAGGCTACGTGGCCCTGGCCCACCTCATCCGCCACCGCGACACGCTGCGCAAGTACGGCGCCTTCATCGTGCGCACCGGCCGCCTGCGCCCCGTCAGCACCAACGAGCTGTGGCCGAGGCATCGGCGTGATAAACCTGTCATTGCGAACAGAACGACGCAATCCGTCCTGCTCGCAGTTCTCAGCCCTTATGTACATAGAAGCCCCTGA
- a CDS encoding O-acetylhomoserine aminocarboxypropyltransferase/cysteine synthase family protein gives MSTQNLHFETLQLHAGQQPDPVTGSRAVPIHQTTSYVFKNAEHGANLFALKEFGNIYTRLMNPTTDVFEQRVAALEGGVAALAVSSGQAAQFIALNNILQAGDNFVSTTHLYGGTYNQFKVAFKRLGIEVRFADGDQPAKFEALIDENTKAIYLETIGNPSFSIPDFEAIAAIARKHDLPLIVDNTFGAGGYLFRPLEHGASIVVESATKWIGGHGTSVGGVIVDGGTYDFGNGKFPQFTEPSDGYHGLVFNDVFGKNGPFGNIAFIIRARVEGLRDFGPSQSPFNSFLLLQGLETLSLRVERTVENALRVATWLEQHPQVEAVNYPGLPSSPYHQLAQKYLKRGYGGVLTFAIKGSKETATQFIDNLKLVSHLANVGDAKTLIIQPSATTHQQLSDAEQRAAGVTPTLLRLSVGIEHFDDIRADLQQAFDAVRNAATPDPKETTLLPEPQPEHAAPLEV, from the coding sequence ATGTCCACGCAGAACCTCCACTTCGAGACCCTTCAGCTCCACGCCGGCCAGCAGCCCGACCCCGTTACCGGTTCGCGCGCCGTGCCCATTCACCAGACCACCAGCTACGTGTTCAAGAACGCCGAGCACGGCGCCAACCTGTTTGCGCTGAAGGAGTTCGGCAACATCTACACCCGCCTGATGAACCCCACCACCGACGTGTTCGAGCAGCGCGTGGCGGCCTTGGAAGGCGGCGTGGCGGCCTTGGCGGTATCGTCGGGGCAGGCGGCGCAATTCATTGCCCTCAACAACATCCTGCAGGCCGGCGACAACTTCGTGAGCACCACGCACCTGTATGGTGGCACCTACAACCAGTTCAAGGTGGCCTTCAAGCGCCTGGGCATTGAGGTGCGCTTCGCCGACGGCGACCAGCCCGCCAAGTTTGAGGCCCTGATTGACGAGAACACCAAGGCCATTTACCTGGAAACCATCGGCAACCCCAGCTTCAGCATCCCCGATTTTGAGGCTATTGCCGCCATTGCCCGCAAGCACGACCTGCCGCTCATCGTGGACAACACCTTTGGGGCGGGCGGTTACCTGTTCCGGCCGCTGGAGCACGGCGCCAGCATCGTGGTGGAATCAGCTACCAAGTGGATTGGCGGCCACGGCACCAGCGTGGGCGGCGTGATTGTGGACGGCGGCACCTACGACTTCGGCAACGGCAAGTTCCCGCAGTTCACCGAGCCGTCCGACGGCTACCACGGGCTGGTGTTCAACGACGTATTCGGCAAAAACGGGCCGTTCGGCAACATTGCTTTCATCATCCGGGCCCGGGTGGAAGGCCTGCGCGACTTTGGTCCGTCGCAGAGTCCGTTCAACTCTTTCCTGCTGCTGCAGGGCCTCGAAACGCTGAGTCTGCGGGTGGAGCGCACCGTGGAAAACGCCCTGCGCGTGGCTACGTGGCTGGAGCAGCACCCGCAGGTGGAAGCCGTGAACTACCCCGGTCTGCCGAGCAGCCCCTACCACCAACTGGCCCAGAAATACCTGAAGCGCGGCTACGGCGGCGTGCTCACCTTCGCCATCAAAGGCAGCAAGGAAACCGCCACCCAGTTCATCGACAACCTGAAGCTGGTAAGCCACTTGGCCAACGTCGGCGACGCCAAAACGCTCATCATCCAGCCCTCGGCCACCACGCACCAGCAGCTTTCCGACGCCGAGCAGCGCGCCGCCGGCGTAACGCCCACGCTGCTACGCCTGTCGGTGGGCATCGAGCACTTCGACGATATCCGGGCCGACTTGCAGCAGGCCTTCGACGCCGTGCGCAACGCCGCCACGCCAGACCCCAAAGAAACTACGCTGCTGCCCGAGCCGCAGCCCGAACATGCCGCACCGCTGGAGGTGTAA
- a CDS encoding LD-carboxypeptidase, with amino-acid sequence MPTTAPPFLRPHDQVAIVCPARSASHQELAAAVATLESWGLRVVLGESTNVAHHQFGGDDEIRRRDFQQQLDNPDIRAILSARGGYGTTRIIDQIDFSGFAENPKWVAGFSDITTLNCHLLALGHQSIHGVMPLLFGQAGGEESLESLRRALFGEPVRYEVAPHALNRFGTATGELVGGNLSLLQTLTGTRSDVATAGRILFLEDIDEYLYAIDRMMVHLDRTGKLQHLAGLLVGHFTNPQDNTIPYGQTPNEIIQHYAAKYGFPVAHGFPVGHEPRNMALICGRPARLTVDAAGSRLEYL; translated from the coding sequence ATGCCTACCACTGCCCCTCCTTTCCTGCGTCCTCACGATCAGGTAGCCATTGTTTGCCCCGCCCGCTCGGCCTCGCACCAGGAGCTGGCCGCCGCCGTGGCCACCCTCGAAAGCTGGGGCCTGCGCGTGGTGCTGGGCGAAAGCACCAACGTGGCGCACCACCAGTTCGGGGGCGACGATGAAATCCGCCGCCGCGACTTTCAGCAGCAGCTCGACAACCCCGACATCCGGGCCATCCTGAGCGCCCGCGGCGGCTACGGCACCACCCGCATCATCGACCAGATCGACTTTTCCGGCTTCGCCGAAAACCCCAAATGGGTGGCCGGCTTCTCCGACATCACCACCCTCAACTGCCACCTGCTGGCGCTGGGCCACCAGAGCATCCACGGCGTGATGCCGCTGCTGTTTGGGCAGGCCGGCGGCGAGGAGTCGCTGGAAAGCCTGCGGCGGGCGCTGTTTGGGGAGCCGGTGCGCTACGAGGTGGCGCCGCACGCGCTCAACCGTTTCGGCACGGCCACCGGCGAGCTGGTGGGCGGCAACCTGAGCTTGCTCCAAACCCTCACCGGCACCCGCTCCGACGTGGCCACGGCCGGCCGCATCCTGTTCCTGGAAGACATCGACGAGTACCTGTATGCCATCGACCGGATGATGGTGCACCTGGACCGCACCGGCAAGCTACAGCACCTGGCCGGCCTGCTGGTGGGCCACTTCACCAATCCCCAGGACAACACCATCCCCTACGGCCAGACGCCCAACGAAATCATCCAGCACTACGCCGCCAAGTACGGTTTCCCGGTCGCCCACGGCTTCCCCGTCGGCCACGAGCCCCGGAACATGGCCCTGATCTGCGGCCGCCCCGCCCGCCTCACTGTGGATGCCGCCGGCAGCCGGCTGGAGTATCTGTAA